A single genomic interval of Chitinophaga sp. 180180018-3 harbors:
- a CDS encoding VWA domain-containing protein, whose translation MDFSTWKNIEFAYPAFLWLLLLVPVLIYWYFGRRKKQQGVMKVSTVVGLKTLPVSWKVRFRPLLLVLRLLAISALIVALARPQTSNTSESIDSEGIDIVMAIDISGSMLAEDLQPNRMEAAKKVAMDFVDKRISDRIGLVIFSGESFTQCPITTDHAVLKSQIMQVKSGMLQDGTAIGMGLATSVDRLRSSHAKSKVIILLTDGVNNTGLIDPLTALEIAKAFKIRVYTIGVGTIGKAPFPMPMADGSVQMVMQDVQIDEPLMKKISKETAGKYFRATNTNDLKDIYNEIDQMEKTKVEITSYKRFAEHFFPLAMIALACILLEVVLRYSLFKSLP comes from the coding sequence ATGGATTTTTCAACGTGGAAAAATATTGAATTCGCTTATCCGGCATTCCTGTGGCTGTTGCTGCTGGTACCGGTGTTGATTTACTGGTATTTTGGCCGGCGTAAGAAGCAACAGGGTGTGATGAAAGTATCTACTGTGGTGGGCCTGAAAACGCTGCCCGTATCGTGGAAGGTACGTTTCCGGCCGTTATTGCTGGTGCTGAGGTTACTGGCCATCAGCGCATTGATTGTTGCACTGGCACGGCCGCAAACCTCCAATACCTCTGAAAGCATTGACAGTGAAGGGATCGATATTGTGATGGCCATTGATATTTCAGGTAGTATGCTGGCGGAAGATCTGCAACCGAACCGCATGGAAGCAGCCAAAAAGGTAGCGATGGATTTCGTGGACAAGCGTATCAGCGACCGTATTGGCCTGGTTATCTTCTCCGGGGAGAGCTTTACACAATGTCCTATCACTACGGATCATGCAGTGCTGAAAAGCCAGATCATGCAGGTGAAAAGTGGCATGTTGCAGGATGGTACTGCTATCGGAATGGGGCTGGCTACTTCAGTTGACCGCCTCCGCAGCAGCCATGCGAAAAGTAAAGTGATTATTCTGCTGACAGACGGTGTGAACAATACCGGCCTTATTGACCCGCTCACTGCGCTGGAAATAGCCAAGGCATTTAAGATCAGGGTATACACCATTGGCGTAGGTACTATCGGAAAAGCCCCCTTCCCCATGCCGATGGCAGACGGAAGTGTGCAGATGGTGATGCAGGATGTGCAGATCGATGAACCGCTGATGAAGAAGATATCGAAAGAAACAGCAGGGAAATACTTCCGCGCTACTAATACCAATGATCTGAAAGATATTTATAATGAGATCGACCAGATGGAGAAAACAAAGGTAGAAATCACCTCCTACAAGCGATTTGCGGAGCATTTCTTCCCGCTGGCTATGATTGCTCTCGCCTGTATATTACTGGAAGTAGTGCTGCGATATAGTTTGTTTAAGAGTTTGCCTTAG
- the rsgA gene encoding ribosome small subunit-dependent GTPase A — protein MQATVYKSTGSWYVVKTDAGEIFQARMKGIFKKNEDITSTNPIAVGDKVEIVEDDSDASSKNAMITEIAPRANYIVRSSPHGKNKKHIVAANLDQCVLVCTLKEPRTSRGFIDRFLVTAAAYHIPVVLVFNKMDIYKEKEIDLFAELAALYEDIGYQVLLLSATTGNGVDNFKALLKDKTTLMSGHSGVGKSSLINTLMPELALKTKAVSGWSGKGLHTTTFAEMHELPFGGRLIDTPGVREFGIVDIPKTELSHYFLEMQPYISECQFNNCLHINEPGCAVKVAVEEGNIDVDRYVSYATILESIQDEEY, from the coding sequence TTGCAAGCAACAGTATATAAATCGACGGGGAGTTGGTATGTGGTGAAAACCGATGCCGGCGAAATTTTCCAGGCCAGGATGAAGGGCATCTTCAAAAAGAATGAAGATATCACGTCTACCAACCCTATTGCTGTCGGCGACAAAGTAGAAATTGTAGAAGACGACAGTGACGCCAGTTCCAAAAATGCGATGATCACGGAAATCGCTCCCCGGGCCAATTATATTGTCCGCAGCTCTCCGCACGGAAAAAATAAAAAGCATATTGTTGCCGCCAACCTCGATCAGTGTGTGCTGGTATGTACCTTAAAAGAACCACGTACATCCAGGGGCTTTATTGACCGCTTCCTGGTCACCGCAGCAGCCTATCATATCCCGGTTGTGCTGGTGTTCAATAAAATGGATATATACAAAGAGAAAGAAATAGACCTTTTCGCGGAACTGGCGGCTTTATATGAAGATATAGGTTACCAGGTGTTGTTGCTATCTGCCACAACAGGTAATGGTGTTGATAATTTTAAGGCTTTATTGAAAGATAAAACAACACTGATGTCGGGCCATTCCGGAGTAGGAAAATCATCACTGATCAATACACTGATGCCCGAATTGGCACTCAAAACCAAAGCGGTGAGCGGTTGGAGTGGCAAAGGCCTGCATACTACCACGTTTGCAGAAATGCATGAATTGCCTTTCGGCGGCCGCCTGATCGACACGCCCGGGGTGAGGGAATTCGGTATCGTAGATATCCCAAAAACAGAATTATCGCATTACTTCCTCGAAATGCAACCTTATATCAGTGAGTGTCAGTTCAATAACTGCCTGCATATCAATGAGCCTGGCTGCGCGGTGAAAGTCGCTGTGGAAGAAGGCAACATTGATGTAGACAGATATGTAAGCTATGCAACGATACTGGAATCTATCCAGGACGAAGAATACTGA
- a CDS encoding gamma carbonic anhydrase family protein yields the protein MAHIIPLKGITPQIADDCFIAPNATIVGDVVMGKGCTVWFNAVVRGDVNSIRLGDNVNVQDGAVIHCTYEKSKTIVGNNVSIGHNAILHGCIVEDDVLIGMGAIVMDNARISSNSIIAAGAVVLADTHVEPGSIYAGVPAKKVKDIDMALIKGEINRISKNYIMYASWYQQAEEIKQP from the coding sequence ATGGCGCATATCATTCCACTTAAAGGAATTACTCCTCAGATAGCAGACGATTGCTTTATCGCCCCCAATGCCACCATCGTAGGAGATGTTGTGATGGGTAAAGGCTGTACTGTATGGTTCAACGCAGTTGTTCGCGGCGATGTGAACAGCATCCGGCTCGGTGACAATGTAAATGTTCAGGACGGGGCGGTGATCCACTGCACTTATGAGAAATCCAAAACGATTGTAGGCAACAACGTATCCATCGGACATAACGCCATCCTGCATGGTTGTATCGTGGAAGATGATGTACTTATCGGTATGGGAGCAATCGTGATGGATAATGCCCGTATCAGCAGCAACAGTATTATTGCTGCAGGCGCCGTTGTACTGGCCGATACGCATGTAGAACCCGGTAGTATTTATGCAGGCGTACCTGCTAAAAAGGTAAAGGATATTGATATGGCGCTGATCAAAGGAGAAATTAACCGCATCTCCAAAAACTACATCATGTACGCCTCCTGGTATCAGCAGGCAGAAGAGATCAAACAGCCTTAA
- a CDS encoding aspartate aminotransferase family protein, with protein MNNRQLFLQHVAQTSDAPLALEIVKAKGMYMWDVNNKRYLDLIAGISVCNVGHCHPAVVKAIQEQAQQYMHLLVYGEFVQSPQVAYASLLTEHLPSSLDCVYFTNSGAEAVEGAMKLAKRYTGRTEIAAFNRSYHGSTQGALSILGDEYWRNAYRPLLPGIQHLEYNNFDSLEAITSQTAAVIAESVQAEGGVIVPQREWLHALRNKCTATGTLLILDEIQCGFGRNGTLWAFEQFGIVPDVLLLGKALGGGMPLGAFISSRDIMWSLTNSPVLGHITTFGGHPVNCAAGRAAFQALLEQDLLKDVKAKEQLFLEGLQHPAIKSVRSLGLMIAVEFENFPVNKKIIDYCISKGVLTDWFLFAAECLRIVPPLIITPEEIKLACSIIREAASAV; from the coding sequence ATGAATAACAGGCAACTTTTTTTGCAGCACGTAGCACAGACTTCTGATGCGCCCCTCGCATTAGAGATAGTGAAGGCTAAAGGGATGTACATGTGGGACGTGAACAACAAACGGTATCTCGACCTTATAGCAGGGATCAGCGTTTGTAATGTAGGGCATTGCCATCCTGCTGTAGTAAAAGCGATACAGGAACAGGCGCAGCAATACATGCACCTGCTGGTTTATGGTGAATTTGTTCAATCGCCGCAGGTGGCCTATGCAAGCCTGCTGACAGAGCATCTGCCTTCCAGCCTCGATTGTGTATACTTCACTAATTCCGGGGCCGAGGCCGTGGAAGGAGCGATGAAACTGGCCAAACGTTATACCGGCCGCACAGAGATTGCGGCTTTTAACAGAAGCTATCACGGATCCACACAGGGGGCGCTGAGCATACTGGGAGATGAATATTGGCGCAATGCTTACCGGCCATTGTTGCCAGGCATACAACACCTGGAGTATAATAATTTTGATTCGCTGGAAGCGATTACCAGTCAAACTGCGGCAGTAATTGCGGAAAGTGTGCAGGCAGAAGGTGGCGTAATTGTACCCCAACGGGAATGGCTGCACGCTTTACGAAATAAATGCACTGCTACCGGCACCCTGCTGATACTGGATGAAATACAGTGTGGATTCGGAAGAAATGGTACACTTTGGGCGTTCGAACAATTTGGAATAGTGCCGGATGTATTGCTGCTGGGAAAAGCGTTAGGAGGTGGAATGCCTTTGGGAGCTTTTATTTCATCGCGCGATATCATGTGGTCGCTCACGAATAGCCCTGTACTTGGCCATATTACCACCTTTGGAGGCCATCCGGTTAATTGCGCTGCCGGGCGCGCGGCATTTCAGGCCTTGCTGGAGCAGGATTTGTTGAAAGACGTTAAAGCAAAGGAACAGCTATTTCTCGAAGGATTACAGCATCCGGCCATTAAATCCGTCCGTTCCCTCGGATTGATGATAGCAGTGGAGTTTGAGAATTTTCCGGTAAATAAAAAAATTATTGATTATTGTATCTCCAAAGGCGTACTGACCGACTGGTTCCTGTTCGCAGCAGAATGCCTGAGAATTGTTCCGCCGCTGATCATCACACCGGAGGAAATTAAACTGGCCTGCAGCATCATCCGCGAAGCCGCGTCTGCTGTTTAG